In Natronococcus sp. AD-5, the genomic window GGTCCACCCGGTATAAATTACTTACAGCCGTAGTAATACACGGTCGAACACGACGATCGTTCGGCGCCGCAGTAAAGTATGAAATAGTTTGAAATTAACCCGGCACCGCCCCGAGAACGCGAACCGAACTACTCGACGAGTTCACGCGCGTTGTAGCGCCAGGTCCGAACGTGCAACACGTCCAAGTCGAGCAGATTCGCGACCGTCGCGGCGTCGATCGTCGCCAGGCGTTCGGCCGAGACGATCCCGGCGTCGGCCAGCGCGGCGGCGTCGGCGGCGCTGACGCCGGTGACCGCGGTGATTGGCGTCGGTTTCGGCCACGGCCGCTCGTCGGGACCGTCGTTTCCCACCGCGAGCTGGTCGGCGTGGTCGTACTCGAACGCCTGCCAGTCCTCGTTCCCGCTCTTGGCGATCCACTCGCGTTCGGCGTCGCCGAGTCCGCGGACCTCGCCCGAGCGCCGGTCCAGATCGCCGTCGCTCTCGAACGACCAGGGCAGCGAGAACCGACGGCGAAGCGCCGCCGCGACGTCCTCGTCCACGCCCGAATCCAGCAGCATACGGTACGAGTACTCCTTGTCCGCGACCGCGTCGGGATCGATCTGGGCCGATCCGAGCGCGACCCGTTCGTCGGCGTCGATCCGCGAATCCGTGTTCGACTCGATCGACGCTCCGGTCGCACCGCTGAACAGCGATTCGAGCGCGGCCTCGAGCCGCGACTGATCGTCCGTCTCGACGGCGATGCGTTGCTCTGCACCCTCTGCAGCGTCCGTTTCCAGTTCGGTGACGACGCACTCGTTGCTCACACGATTCACCGGCTACCCGTATCTCACACGCGCCCATCTTGAATATTGTCACTCGTTGAGAGGACGGAAAAGATTCTTCAGGACGACCCGTCCGGAGACGAACGCTCACCGGCACGTTTACGGCGGCGATCGGAGAACTCGCCCGTATGGTACGGGACCAGATCGATCGAATCGGCGTCGTCGGCGCGGGGACGATGGGCAGCGGCATCGCGCAGGTCGCCGCCACCAACGGCTACGACGTCGTGCTCCGCGACATCGAAGACGAGTTCCTCGAGAACGGGTTCGATACCATCGACGACAGCCTCGGACGGCTCGACGACCGCGACGCGCTCGAGGAGGACCCCGAGAGGATCCGCGGCCGGATCGAGGGGACGACGGCCGTCGACGATCTCAAGGACTGCGATCTCGTCGTCGAAGCCGCGCTCGAGGAGATGGACGTCAAACGGGACGTCTTCGCGGACCTGGAGGACGTCTGCGACGAGGACGTGGTGCTCGCGACCA contains:
- a CDS encoding DUF7409 domain-containing protein, translating into MNRVSNECVVTELETDAAEGAEQRIAVETDDQSRLEAALESLFSGATGASIESNTDSRIDADERVALGSAQIDPDAVADKEYSYRMLLDSGVDEDVAAALRRRFSLPWSFESDGDLDRRSGEVRGLGDAEREWIAKSGNEDWQAFEYDHADQLAVGNDGPDERPWPKPTPITAVTGVSAADAAALADAGIVSAERLATIDAATVANLLDLDVLHVRTWRYNARELVE